From a single Pyruvatibacter sp. genomic region:
- a CDS encoding porin codes for MKKLLGTTALVAAAFATAPAMAADKINIAVGGYFVGGIAAAFDSDEGEGINRATGLPVALGAGVDQRTIRFARESEVHFKGSTTLDNGIEVGVKFELETGETGAFDTMDEAYLWVSGAFGEFQFGAQDGIGDQMPIVAPSPFLETFANDTDLDPMPALFTDATFGINNVMTPNSGGIINTVVDFSGDNEKIIYFTPRIAGFQVGVSYTPEPTELSGDESTQDPFSGNNAWENVFEAGLTWEYGFNGVDVGVSGVYLTADGTLLNTPDVEDWALGASVGFAGFTVGGAYAEKETDGIAAINTGALLEETKHWNLGATYGTGPWTFGLEYAEAQRDEVGGTGAIGTLLVNGVATGAGIDELDLSAWVGGVAYSLGGGANVTLGYKHAEDDAVNREGSALFTEFGVKF; via the coding sequence ATGAAGAAGCTTCTTGGAACTACAGCCCTGGTGGCCGCCGCATTTGCGACCGCGCCCGCTATGGCTGCTGATAAAATTAACATTGCAGTCGGCGGTTATTTCGTCGGCGGTATCGCTGCTGCTTTTGACAGCGACGAAGGCGAAGGCATCAACCGTGCGACGGGTCTTCCTGTTGCGCTTGGTGCAGGCGTTGACCAGCGCACGATCCGTTTCGCTCGTGAATCGGAAGTGCACTTCAAGGGTTCAACCACTCTCGACAACGGCATTGAAGTTGGCGTGAAGTTCGAACTTGAAACCGGTGAAACCGGTGCGTTCGACACCATGGACGAAGCCTACCTCTGGGTGAGCGGCGCCTTCGGTGAGTTCCAGTTCGGTGCACAGGACGGTATTGGCGATCAGATGCCAATCGTTGCTCCGTCGCCGTTCCTGGAAACGTTCGCCAACGACACAGACCTTGACCCGATGCCTGCTCTGTTCACAGACGCAACCTTCGGTATCAACAACGTGATGACACCGAACTCCGGCGGCATCATCAACACGGTCGTCGATTTCTCCGGCGACAACGAAAAGATCATCTACTTCACGCCGCGCATTGCTGGCTTCCAGGTAGGTGTGTCTTACACACCTGAGCCCACAGAGCTCTCCGGTGACGAATCCACACAGGATCCGTTCTCTGGCAACAACGCATGGGAAAATGTGTTTGAAGCTGGTCTGACCTGGGAATACGGCTTCAATGGCGTTGATGTTGGCGTAAGCGGTGTTTACCTCACTGCTGACGGCACGCTGCTCAACACGCCGGATGTCGAAGACTGGGCTCTGGGTGCAAGCGTTGGTTTCGCTGGCTTCACAGTTGGCGGTGCATATGCCGAAAAGGAAACTGACGGCATTGCAGCAATCAACACGGGTGCACTTCTCGAAGAAACAAAGCACTGGAACCTCGGCGCCACGTATGGCACGGGTCCCTGGACTTTTGGTCTTGAGTATGCCGAAGCACAGCGCGACGAAGTTGGCGGCACGGGTGCCATTGGTACTCTTCTCGTGAACGGCGTTGCTACCGGTGCTGGCATCGACGAGCTTGACCTCTCAGCTTGGGTTGGCGGTGTTGCCTACTCACTGGGCGGTGGCGCAAACGTCACTCTCGGTTACAAGCATGCTGAAGACGATGCAGTGAACCGCGAAGGTTCTGCACTGTTCACCGAATTCGGCGTCAAGTTCTAA
- a CDS encoding thioesterase family protein: MSSPDWDHENPFVAPFKVRPDDIDGFGHVNNAVYVRWINDGAWAHSKALGLGFDSYRDLDAGFVVVRHEIDYLSSAMPGETALVATWITSNDMRLRLSRRFQICDEATGRTLARATTQFAVIALSTGRPRRMPQAFREGYPVMWPQEKIPV, encoded by the coding sequence ATGAGCAGCCCCGACTGGGACCACGAAAACCCGTTTGTCGCCCCCTTCAAAGTGCGCCCCGACGACATTGACGGGTTTGGCCACGTCAACAACGCAGTGTATGTGCGCTGGATAAACGACGGCGCGTGGGCGCACTCAAAGGCGCTGGGCCTGGGCTTTGACAGCTATCGCGACCTTGATGCGGGGTTTGTGGTGGTGCGTCACGAGATTGACTATCTGAGTTCAGCCATGCCCGGCGAAACGGCACTGGTGGCCACCTGGATTACGTCCAACGACATGCGGCTGCGCTTGTCGCGCCGCTTCCAGATATGCGACGAGGCAACAGGGCGCACGCTTGCCCGCGCCACCACTCAATTTGCTGTTATCGCGTTATCAACCGGCCGCCCCAGGCGTATGCCGCAGGCGTTTCGGGAAGGCTATCCGGTGATGTGGCCGCAGGAAAAAATACCCGTCTAG
- a CDS encoding PaaI family thioesterase, which produces MTSARATDEWPPNIKAIFKRRSPASAYLGLEVIDCDVDAGTVELAFEATENLCNLWGGIHGGMVAAMMDDILAIAVGLKLEWGQISPTLEMKVSMLSVARPGRLVGRGRVLRRGKSVVFVEGELLDAEGTLLAKGSSTCTLVTLKKREEKPTA; this is translated from the coding sequence ATGACGAGCGCGCGGGCAACAGATGAGTGGCCACCCAACATCAAGGCAATCTTCAAGCGCCGCTCACCGGCCAGCGCGTATCTGGGTCTTGAAGTGATCGACTGCGATGTGGATGCGGGGACTGTTGAGCTTGCGTTTGAGGCAACGGAAAATCTTTGCAACCTGTGGGGCGGCATTCACGGTGGCATGGTGGCGGCCATGATGGACGATATTCTGGCGATTGCCGTCGGGCTGAAACTGGAATGGGGCCAGATTTCACCAACGCTGGAAATGAAAGTGTCCATGCTGTCCGTCGCCAGACCCGGACGGCTTGTGGGGCGTGGACGGGTATTGCGGCGGGGTAAATCCGTTGTGTTCGTTGAAGGCGAATTGCTGGATGCGGAAGGCACTTTGCTGGCCAAGGGTTCCAGCACCTGCACGCTGGTGACGCTCAAGAAGCGCGAAGAAAAACCAACCGCATAA
- a CDS encoding Crp/Fnr family transcriptional regulator, translating into MALEDRVAALARAPLFRDVELPQLRLLAFSAQERDFENGWCVAREGAKDAPAYLVIQGTLDIAGQEAGAGVLINAPGALAGVALRAAVTAKTDARLLVIDRALVARLITEYPAMGRAMMRAAGADLRQLAGGIRAQLRMAAQR; encoded by the coding sequence ATGGCGCTTGAGGATCGCGTGGCAGCGCTGGCCCGCGCGCCGCTGTTTCGTGATGTGGAGTTGCCGCAGTTGCGGCTGCTTGCGTTCTCTGCGCAGGAACGCGATTTTGAAAATGGCTGGTGCGTGGCGCGTGAAGGTGCCAAGGATGCGCCGGCCTATCTGGTAATACAGGGCACCCTCGACATAGCCGGGCAGGAGGCTGGTGCGGGTGTGCTGATAAATGCACCCGGCGCGCTGGCGGGTGTGGCGCTTCGCGCTGCCGTGACGGCTAAGACCGACGCGCGCCTGCTGGTCATAGACCGGGCGCTGGTCGCGCGGCTGATCACGGAATATCCGGCCATGGGGCGCGCCATGATGCGGGCGGCAGGCGCCGATCTGCGGCAACTTGCCGGCGGCATCCGCGCGCAGCTCCGCATGGCTGCTCAGCGCTAG
- the lptE gene encoding LPS assembly lipoprotein LptE has product MHRSGGFVFALAASLLLAACSFRPLYGSDQQGTAAREGSADIMISAIGDNRVGQQLRNGLIDRLTPRGQSASAAYRLDVAITDVLADLLVQEDSTVLRRNYRLTATYRLIEVATGEQVFSAQTTRTAALNRLDSEYANVIAQRDAEERAADAVASVIAQRLGIALSQLASPENRRKAALREAAIVQQAPAPRATPPQPAEFPLSAPRSDPAPAPDPIAAPVAAPVVEPVSATRQTSDQRFPDPVAIEPGQ; this is encoded by the coding sequence ATGCACCGATCCGGCGGTTTTGTTTTCGCACTTGCAGCCTCGCTTTTGCTGGCGGCGTGTTCTTTCAGGCCGTTATATGGCAGCGACCAGCAGGGCACAGCGGCACGCGAAGGTAGCGCCGACATCATGATTTCAGCCATTGGCGACAACCGGGTAGGTCAGCAGCTTCGCAACGGCCTTATCGACCGCCTCACCCCGCGCGGCCAGTCGGCCAGCGCCGCCTACCGGCTTGATGTCGCAATCACCGATGTGCTCGCTGATCTCCTGGTGCAGGAAGACTCAACCGTGCTGCGCCGGAACTACCGCCTGACAGCGACCTACCGTCTGATTGAGGTCGCAACCGGCGAGCAGGTGTTCAGCGCACAAACCACCCGAACCGCAGCGCTCAACCGCCTTGATTCGGAATACGCCAACGTCATAGCCCAACGCGACGCCGAAGAACGCGCAGCAGACGCTGTTGCTTCTGTCATCGCTCAACGTCTCGGCATTGCCTTGTCGCAGCTTGCGTCACCTGAAAACCGCCGCAAGGCAGCACTGCGCGAAGCGGCTATTGTTCAGCAGGCACCAGCGCCCCGCGCAACACCGCCGCAACCTGCCGAGTTTCCCCTTTCTGCTCCCCGATCTGATCCGGCGCCCGCGCCTGATCCCATCGCAGCACCAGTCGCAGCGCCAGTTGTGGAGCCCGTTTCGGCAACGCGTCAAACAAGCGATCAGCGCTTTCCGGACCCCGTGGCTATTGAGCCCGGCCAATAG
- a CDS encoding response regulator transcription factor, whose amino-acid sequence MSNIRKILLVDDDDALRDSLAEQLDLHQEFDVSSCDKGADAVKLAKDAHVDLVLLDVGLPDMDGREVCRLLRSQGVKCPIIMLTGHDSDSDAILGLDSGANDYVTKPFRFGVLLARIRAQLRQHEQSEDAVFKIGQYTFKPAAKLLLEEETDKKVRLTEKETSILKYLYRSGDRVVGRDVLLHEVWGYNAGVTTHTLETHIYRLRQKIETDPSNAALLVTETGGYRLVP is encoded by the coding sequence ATGAGCAACATCCGGAAAATACTGCTGGTTGATGATGATGACGCGCTGCGCGACTCACTCGCCGAACAGCTTGATCTGCACCAGGAGTTTGATGTCAGCAGTTGCGACAAGGGTGCGGACGCTGTGAAGCTGGCCAAGGATGCCCATGTGGACCTTGTGCTGCTTGATGTGGGCCTGCCGGACATGGACGGGCGCGAAGTATGTCGGTTGCTGCGCAGTCAGGGTGTGAAATGTCCGATCATCATGCTGACCGGTCATGATTCCGACTCTGATGCTATTCTGGGTCTTGATTCCGGCGCCAATGATTACGTTACCAAGCCGTTCAGGTTTGGGGTTTTGCTGGCCCGTATCCGGGCGCAGTTGCGCCAGCACGAACAAAGCGAAGATGCAGTTTTCAAGATTGGTCAGTACACGTTCAAGCCTGCAGCCAAGCTGCTGCTTGAAGAAGAAACCGATAAGAAAGTGCGGCTGACGGAAAAGGAAACATCCATCCTCAAATACCTGTACCGCTCCGGCGACCGGGTGGTGGGTCGCGATGTGCTGCTGCACGAAGTGTGGGGATACAATGCGGGCGTCACAACGCACACGCTGGAAACACACATCTATCGACTGCGGCAAAAAATTGAGACTGACCCGTCAAACGCCGCGTTGCTGGTAACGGAAACCGGCGGTTACAGACTGGTTCCCTGA
- a CDS encoding thiamine phosphate synthase produces MTPDSKAALAASARVCTRTFGPRGPHAWPSLMVMTDHAQQGDATHLMDALPAGTLVCLRDYDHPARPDLALALSAKAKAKRLRLLIGKDPWLALAVGAWGVHMPEGLWRMSARGISAARARGLRVTVSAHSVRAARSAINGPAGACDALVVSPVFETQSHPGRKPMGALGFQRICNSAGTQGRSIPAYALGGMNAQTIAGLKGTHAWGACGIRFTA; encoded by the coding sequence ATGACGCCGGACAGTAAAGCCGCCTTAGCTGCCAGCGCAAGAGTATGTACGCGCACCTTCGGACCGCGCGGCCCCCATGCGTGGCCATCGCTGATGGTGATGACCGACCACGCACAGCAGGGCGATGCCACGCACCTGATGGATGCCCTGCCTGCCGGAACACTTGTGTGCCTGCGCGACTACGACCACCCCGCCCGGCCAGACCTTGCCCTTGCCCTAAGCGCAAAGGCGAAAGCGAAACGGCTCAGATTGTTGATCGGCAAAGACCCGTGGCTGGCACTGGCGGTGGGGGCATGGGGTGTACATATGCCCGAAGGCCTGTGGCGCATGTCAGCGCGTGGCATATCTGCTGCGCGCGCCCGCGGACTGCGTGTCACGGTATCGGCCCACAGCGTCCGTGCCGCCAGATCTGCCATCAATGGCCCGGCGGGAGCATGCGATGCGCTTGTGGTGTCGCCCGTATTTGAGACCCAAAGCCACCCCGGCCGGAAACCAATGGGCGCGCTTGGCTTTCAGCGCATTTGCAACAGCGCCGGCACTCAAGGCCGCAGCATCCCGGCCTATGCCCTTGGCGGCATGAATGCGCAAACAATTGCAGGCCTTAAAGGCACACATGCATGGGGCGCATGCGGCATTCGCTTCACTGCGTAA
- a CDS encoding DUF3576 domain-containing protein gives MTHILKVAALAALSFVLVACSGVESEQRYPTEKPGGQSDPFGRAGNEPGIFGEGGLFSLGLGGDDSGGGNGIGVNSFLWRASLDTTSFMPLSSADPFGGVIITDWYSAPEAPGERFKMTIYILDTRLRADGVKVSVFKQAQLPDGTGWADAAVAPGTASQLENAILTRARQLRIDTLAAEE, from the coding sequence GTGACACATATCTTGAAGGTAGCGGCCCTGGCGGCGCTCAGTTTTGTCCTGGTTGCCTGCAGCGGTGTTGAATCCGAGCAACGCTACCCGACTGAAAAGCCGGGCGGCCAGAGCGACCCGTTTGGCCGCGCCGGTAACGAGCCGGGCATTTTCGGCGAAGGCGGGCTTTTCTCGCTTGGCCTGGGCGGCGACGACAGCGGCGGCGGCAACGGCATCGGCGTCAACAGTTTTCTGTGGCGCGCCTCTCTGGATACCACCTCCTTCATGCCCCTGTCTTCGGCAGACCCGTTTGGCGGTGTCATCATCACCGACTGGTACTCGGCCCCCGAAGCCCCCGGCGAGCGGTTCAAGATGACCATTTACATTCTTGATACGCGGCTGCGCGCCGACGGCGTGAAGGTCTCTGTGTTCAAGCAGGCGCAATTGCCGGATGGCACAGGCTGGGCGGACGCTGCCGTTGCGCCGGGCACTGCCTCACAGCTTGAAAACGCCATCCTGACCCGTGCCCGCCAGTTGCGGATTGATACGCTCGCGGCGGAAGAGTAA
- a CDS encoding L,D-transpeptidase family protein: protein MIFSVWQHGARAHDGLMRAGPRTVRCALGKNGIVADGREGDGATPSGTYPLRHVLYRADRGGRPTTALKASPIGPRDGWCDDPDSQAYNRPIRFPFPRSAEHLTRRDRLYDRIVVLGHNDNPVVPGLGSAIFMHVARADYRATLGCVALAPDDLTYVLKLAHPHSRLHIMQTPR, encoded by the coding sequence ATGATCTTTTCGGTTTGGCAACACGGCGCGCGCGCCCATGACGGCCTGATGCGGGCAGGCCCCCGCACGGTGCGCTGCGCCCTTGGGAAAAACGGCATTGTCGCCGATGGGCGCGAAGGGGATGGCGCGACGCCTTCGGGCACCTACCCGCTGCGCCACGTGCTCTATCGCGCTGATCGGGGGGGGCGACCGACAACAGCCCTCAAGGCCAGCCCGATAGGCCCCCGCGACGGATGGTGTGATGATCCTGACAGCCAGGCCTATAACAGGCCCATCCGGTTTCCGTTCCCACGAAGCGCGGAGCATCTGACGCGCCGCGACCGGCTGTATGACCGTATTGTTGTGCTGGGTCACAATGACAATCCGGTGGTGCCCGGATTGGGTAGCGCCATCTTCATGCATGTGGCTCGCGCTGATTATCGCGCGACGCTGGGGTGCGTGGCGCTGGCCCCTGACGACCTGACCTATGTCTTGAAACTTGCGCACCCACACAGCCGACTGCACATCATGCAGACGCCACGCTAA
- a CDS encoding YggS family pyridoxal phosphate-dependent enzyme, protein MSKVTPHSAADGLKTVRERMTEAAQSAGRTVNDVTLIAVSKTFSADDIVPVLDAGARVFGENRVQEAMHKWPSLREQYRDAQVHLIGPLQTNKTREAVALFDAIHTLDRPKLARVLAQEFDRQGRAPQVFVQVNTGAEPQKAGVLPADADGFIRQCQSEFGLAIGGLMCIPPAADDPVRHFDMLAGIARRNGLSGLSMGMSADYETAIAHGATHVRVGSAIFGTRPQH, encoded by the coding sequence ATGAGCAAAGTCACTCCCCATAGTGCTGCCGACGGCCTGAAAACCGTCCGTGAACGGATGACTGAAGCCGCGCAGAGCGCTGGCCGCACCGTGAATGATGTGACCCTTATCGCCGTCAGCAAGACATTTTCCGCTGATGATATTGTGCCGGTGCTTGACGCCGGGGCGCGGGTGTTTGGAGAAAACCGCGTGCAGGAAGCGATGCATAAATGGCCATCGTTGCGCGAGCAATATCGAGACGCGCAGGTTCATCTCATTGGCCCGCTGCAAACCAACAAGACGCGGGAGGCGGTGGCGCTGTTTGATGCCATCCATACGCTGGACCGCCCCAAACTGGCGCGCGTGCTGGCGCAGGAGTTTGACCGGCAGGGCCGCGCGCCGCAGGTGTTTGTGCAGGTCAACACCGGCGCAGAACCGCAAAAGGCGGGCGTGCTGCCTGCAGATGCGGACGGGTTTATTCGCCAATGCCAAAGTGAGTTCGGTTTGGCGATTGGCGGCCTGATGTGTATTCCCCCTGCCGCGGATGATCCGGTCCGCCATTTCGATATGCTGGCAGGCATTGCCAGGCGTAATGGCCTTTCTGGCCTGAGTATGGGCATGAGCGCGGACTACGAAACGGCCATTGCGCATGGTGCAACCCATGTTCGTGTCGGCAGCGCAATCTTTGGCACGCGCCCGCAGCATTAG
- a CDS encoding enoyl-CoA hydratase/isomerase family protein: MGELVSVDKYGDVAVVRFDRGGSLNAFNQALILELTKVARRFHDDLETRAVVLTGRADAFSAGIDLKERATRDDDASSDLELREVYYRGVKLCQAWEDMPQITVAAIEGMAVGAGVALPLALDWRVMSRDAFLYVPEVRIGINLQWGALPRLVSMVGPARAKRICILCERMNAQMAHDWGLVDELAEAGDAVAVATKLAMQAADMPPVATRMVKEAVNALSGALHKVGAYADADQSALSSATRDARAASAQFVKG; encoded by the coding sequence ATGGGTGAGTTGGTTTCAGTTGACAAATACGGTGACGTGGCCGTCGTGCGGTTTGACCGCGGCGGCAGCCTGAATGCATTCAATCAGGCGCTTATTCTTGAGCTCACAAAAGTCGCGCGCCGCTTTCATGATGATCTTGAAACCCGCGCCGTGGTGCTGACGGGGCGGGCTGACGCATTTTCGGCAGGCATCGACCTCAAGGAGCGTGCGACGCGCGATGATGATGCGTCCAGCGATCTTGAACTGCGCGAGGTTTATTATCGCGGGGTGAAGCTGTGTCAGGCGTGGGAAGACATGCCGCAAATCACGGTCGCGGCGATTGAGGGCATGGCGGTGGGGGCGGGTGTTGCGCTGCCTCTGGCGCTGGACTGGCGGGTGATGTCGCGCGATGCTTTTTTGTACGTTCCCGAAGTCAGGATCGGTATCAACCTGCAATGGGGCGCGCTGCCGCGGCTTGTTTCCATGGTGGGGCCTGCACGGGCCAAGCGCATTTGCATTTTGTGCGAGCGCATGAATGCGCAGATGGCCCATGACTGGGGTCTGGTGGACGAGTTGGCGGAGGCCGGTGACGCTGTGGCTGTTGCCACGAAGCTGGCCATGCAGGCGGCTGACATGCCTCCGGTTGCAACACGCATGGTGAAAGAGGCGGTCAATGCGCTCTCGGGCGCGCTGCACAAAGTGGGGGCCTATGCGGATGCGGATCAAAGCGCGCTCAGCAGTGCAACGCGCGATGCGCGGGCTGCGTCCGCGCAGTTCGTCAAAGGCTGA
- the leuS gene encoding leucine--tRNA ligase has product MTAPTPDTPSAAPDRYNPKTAEAKWQAAWDAKRVFATPPGTDPRPKYYVLEMFPYPSGRIHMGHVRNYAMGDVVARYKRARGFAVLHPMGWDAFGMPAENAAMEKGVHPKGWTYDNIAAMRAQLKVMGLSLDWEREFATSDPAYYRHEQALFLDFLNAGLVERRNSTVNWDPVDNTVLANEQVIDGRGWRSGAPVEQRELTQWFLKIADYAEDLIAGLDTLDRWPEKVRLMQKNWIGRSQGARVFFPLTGDNLHTDEKLEVFTTRPDTLFGASFCAISPQHPLAQRLAKTNTAVADFAADCARVGTSEEAIEKAEKRGLDTGLTAQHPFIEGKHLPVYIANFVLMDYGTGAIFGCPAHDQRDLDFARKYDLPVTAVVAPADKAGDAAFAAELEAGTDAFTGDGVAINSGFLNGLAVDAAKARAIEALENAGLGTGTVNYRLRDWGISRQRYWGCPIPVIHCEACGVVPVPRADLPVTLPEDVTFDVPGNPLDRHPTWKNVDCPTCGKPARRETDTFDTFVDSSWYFARFTAPDADTPTDIDAANAWLPVDQYIGGIEHAILHLLYARFFTRAMHKTGHVDVTEPFAGLFTQGMVNHETYRAADGTWLSPTQVSFQTIDGKRIATNPATGEAVTIGSVEKMSKSKKNTIDPTDIIAEYGADTARFFMLSDSPPERDVEWTEAGVDGAWRFTQRLWRAVTGQLAAMAHLDAPIPNDFDDHAMALRKETHKAIQGVTEGIESFRFNSAVARLYELVNALVAFKPRRGNAADGFALREASEALVRLAAPMIPHLAEEAWAQLGHSELLVNTPWPEADTALLVEDTVTLAVQVNGKRRDELTVARDADQPSIEQAALALEKVQKALDGKQVRKIIVVPGRIVNVVG; this is encoded by the coding sequence ATGACTGCTCCCACGCCCGACACACCCTCCGCAGCGCCGGACCGCTACAACCCCAAAACCGCTGAAGCCAAATGGCAGGCCGCGTGGGACGCGAAGCGCGTTTTTGCGACACCCCCCGGGACCGACCCGCGCCCCAAATACTACGTGCTGGAAATGTTTCCCTATCCGTCCGGGCGCATTCACATGGGGCACGTGCGCAACTACGCCATGGGCGACGTTGTGGCCCGCTACAAGCGCGCCCGCGGCTTTGCTGTTCTGCACCCCATGGGCTGGGACGCCTTCGGGATGCCTGCTGAAAACGCCGCAATGGAAAAAGGTGTCCACCCCAAAGGCTGGACCTATGACAACATCGCCGCCATGCGCGCGCAGCTCAAGGTCATGGGGCTGTCGCTGGACTGGGAGCGCGAGTTTGCCACCAGCGACCCCGCCTACTATCGCCACGAGCAGGCGCTGTTTCTGGACTTCCTGAATGCAGGCCTCGTCGAACGCCGCAATTCCACCGTCAACTGGGACCCGGTGGACAACACCGTGCTCGCCAACGAACAGGTGATTGACGGGCGCGGCTGGCGCTCAGGCGCACCCGTTGAGCAGCGCGAACTGACCCAGTGGTTTTTGAAGATTGCTGACTATGCCGAAGACCTGATCGCAGGCCTGGATACGCTGGACCGCTGGCCCGAAAAAGTCCGGCTGATGCAAAAGAACTGGATCGGCAGGTCGCAGGGCGCGCGGGTGTTTTTTCCCCTCACGGGGGATAATCTGCATACGGATGAAAAGCTGGAGGTTTTTACCACCCGCCCGGACACATTGTTCGGGGCGTCCTTCTGCGCCATCTCTCCGCAGCATCCGCTGGCACAGCGCCTGGCAAAAACCAACACCGCCGTTGCTGATTTTGCCGCCGACTGCGCTCGCGTCGGCACCAGCGAGGAAGCAATCGAGAAGGCTGAAAAGCGGGGGCTTGATACCGGTCTGACAGCGCAGCACCCGTTTATCGAGGGCAAGCATCTGCCGGTGTATATCGCCAACTTCGTGCTGATGGACTACGGCACCGGGGCGATCTTTGGGTGCCCTGCACACGACCAGCGCGACCTTGATTTTGCCCGAAAATATGATCTGCCGGTAACAGCCGTTGTAGCTCCCGCCGACAAGGCGGGCGATGCTGCGTTTGCAGCGGAACTCGAAGCCGGAACGGACGCTTTTACCGGCGATGGCGTGGCCATCAACTCCGGTTTTCTCAACGGGCTGGCGGTTGATGCCGCCAAAGCCCGCGCCATAGAGGCATTGGAAAACGCAGGCCTTGGCACCGGCACCGTCAATTATCGCCTGCGTGACTGGGGCATATCGCGCCAGCGCTACTGGGGCTGCCCGATTCCGGTCATTCACTGCGAGGCATGTGGCGTTGTGCCGGTGCCGCGCGCCGACCTTCCGGTGACGCTGCCCGAAGACGTGACCTTTGACGTGCCCGGCAACCCGCTTGATCGGCACCCCACCTGGAAAAACGTGGACTGCCCCACCTGCGGCAAGCCTGCCCGCCGCGAGACCGACACGTTTGATACATTCGTTGACTCGTCCTGGTACTTCGCCCGCTTCACAGCACCGGATGCGGACACCCCGACAGATATTGATGCCGCCAATGCGTGGCTGCCGGTAGATCAATATATTGGCGGCATCGAGCACGCGATTTTGCATCTGCTGTATGCGCGGTTTTTTACCCGCGCCATGCACAAGACCGGGCATGTGGATGTAACGGAGCCGTTCGCCGGGTTGTTTACCCAGGGCATGGTCAACCATGAGACCTACCGGGCTGCTGACGGCACCTGGCTGTCGCCCACCCAGGTGAGCTTTCAAACCATCGACGGCAAACGTATTGCGACGAACCCGGCCACGGGTGAGGCAGTGACCATCGGCAGTGTCGAAAAAATGTCGAAGTCGAAAAAGAACACCATCGACCCGACAGACATCATCGCTGAATACGGTGCCGACACCGCCCGCTTCTTCATGCTGTCAGACAGCCCGCCCGAACGCGATGTGGAGTGGACAGAGGCCGGTGTCGATGGCGCATGGCGGTTTACGCAGCGCCTTTGGCGTGCCGTCACCGGTCAGCTTGCGGCGATGGCACACCTTGATGCGCCAATCCCGAATGATTTCGATGACCATGCGATGGCACTGCGCAAGGAGACCCACAAAGCCATTCAGGGTGTAACCGAAGGCATTGAGAGTTTTCGGTTCAACAGCGCTGTCGCCCGGCTGTATGAGCTTGTGAATGCGCTGGTGGCCTTCAAGCCTCGCCGCGGCAACGCCGCTGATGGGTTTGCATTGCGCGAAGCAAGCGAAGCGTTGGTGCGGTTGGCGGCTCCCATGATCCCGCATCTGGCCGAAGAGGCTTGGGCGCAGCTGGGCCACAGCGAGCTGTTGGTCAACACGCCCTGGCCCGAAGCAGATACAGCGCTGCTCGTAGAAGACACGGTAACGCTGGCCGTACAGGTCAACGGCAAGCGCCGCGACGAGCTGACAGTTGCGCGCGATGCGGATCAGCCTAGTATCGAACAGGCTGCGCTGGCACTTGAGAAAGTGCAAAAGGCTCTGGACGGTAAACAGGTGCGGAAAATCATCGTCGTGCCCGGGCGTATCGTCAACGTGGTTGGATAA